A window from Musa acuminata AAA Group cultivar baxijiao chromosome BXJ3-10, Cavendish_Baxijiao_AAA, whole genome shotgun sequence encodes these proteins:
- the LOC103968624 gene encoding uncharacterized protein LOC103968624, with translation MGMMDFDMTDPSKGKQHFMSLLVTEAGDFLRSGTSSIMGHTTLCLNHSSYETSRTGGTVCSQNNHELFAVDDGCRLVLGLGPSPTSYTSGCCIADGTSKTREPATSTNQSWSLETDNGMLELGLSRGNVESMLNAGGIVTSSSKSKQTSMEKHHMIPIVDESSKSGKRNSGGYMPALLLAPRLTSSGGMGDVPGTFNRSDIGADASTDNDRLQHKLHQSTTGHSSAADSSAGVPQRTHHHHRRPKKCMFKGCSKGARGASGLCIGHGGGQRCQRPGCNKGAESRTAFCKAHGGGRRCQMLGCTKSVEGKTDFCIAHGGGCRCTHPGCTKAARGKSSLCIGHGGGKRCTVEGCIRSAEGQPGLCISHGGGRRCQYPDCRKGAQGSTKYCKAHGGGRRCMFQGCTKGAEGRTPLCKGHGGGKRCLFKGGGVCPKSVHGGTRFCVAHGGGKRCSFAGCTKSACGRTDCCVLHGGGKRCHFQGCNKSAQGRTDFCKAHGGGKRCAWASGCDKFARGRSGLCAAHGTMMAAQQERQAGETGGLIGAGLFQGLVSSYVTVGSSSVSESVESHANSGGQQQLHIPPQVLVPLSMKSPASSSVSIGFGGGGGGDGGDSQEKKSCGFVVPEGRVHGGSLLSLLGGSFKNALDAGLV, from the coding sequence ATGGGTATGATGGATTTCGACATGACAGATCCATCAAAGGGAAAGCAACATTTTATGAGTCTCTTAGTGACTGAAGCAGGGGACTTCTTAAGATCTGGCACAAGCTCCATCATGGGTCACACAACATTGTGTCTCAACCACTCAAGCTATGAAACCAGCAGAACTGGTGGAACAGTATGTTCTCAGAACAATCATGAGCTTTTTGCTGTGGATGATGGTTGTCGTTTGGTTCTTGGTTTGGGTCCAAGTCCAACTTCTTATACTTCAGGATGTTGCATTGCTGACGGAACAAGCAAAACAAGAGAACCTGCCACTTCCACCAACCAAAGTTGGAGCCTGGAAACCGATAATGGCATGTTAGAACTGGGACTTTCAAGAGGAAATGTGGAATCAATGCTCAATGCAGGGGGCATAGTAACTTCCTCTTCTAAGTCCAAGCAAACATCCATGGAAAAGCATCACATGATTCCAATTGTTGACGAAAGCTCAAAATCAGGCAAGAGAAACTCGGGTGGGTACATGCCAGCTCTCCTATTAGCCCCAAGGCTGACGAGTTCTGGTGGTATGGGGGATGTTCCAGGAACATTTAATCGATCAGATATTGGAGCTGATGCATCCACTGATAATGATCGTCTTCAACATAAGCTTCACCAGAGTACCACTGGTCACTCCTCTGCTGCTGACTCATCAGCTGGTGTTCCTCAaagaactcatcatcatcatcgtcgtcctaAGAAATGCATGTTCAAGGGCTGTTCGAAAGGTGCAAGGGGGGCATCTGGTCTCTGCATTGGCCATGGAGGTGGGCAACGGTGCCAGAGACCTGGGTGCAACAAGGGTGCCGAGAGCAGGACAGCTTTCTGCAAAGCTCATGGAGGAGGCAGGAGATGCCAAATGCTTGGATGCACCAAGAGTGTAGAGGGTAAGACAGATTTCTGTATTGCTCATGGAGGTGGGTGCCGGTGCACTCATCCAGGATGCACCAAAGCCGCACGAGGGAAGTCCAGTTTGTGCATCGGCCATGGAGGGGGGAAAAGGTGCACCGTAGAGGGTTGCATTCGAAGCGCCGAGGGCCAGCCAGGGCTATGCATCTCCCACGGTGGAGGGCGTAGGTGTCAGTATCCTGATTGCCGGAAAGGTGCACAGGGGAGTACCAAGTACTGCAAAGCTCACGGTGGTGGACGACGATGCATGTTTCAGGGTTGTACTAAAGGAGCCGAGGGAAGAACACCCCTGTGCAAGGGGCATGGTGGTGGTAAGCGATGCCTTTTCAAAGGTGGTGGTGTTTGCCCAAAGAGTGTCCATGGTGGCACACGATTCTGCGTGGCTCATGGAGGTGGTAAGAGGTGTTCTTTCGCCGGATGTACAAAGAGCGCCTGTGGCCGCACCGATTGCTGTGTGCTGCACGGTGGAGGGAAGCGATGCCACTTCCAGGGATGCAACAAGAGTGCGCAGGGGAGGACCGATTTCTGCAAAGCGCACGGTGGCGGGAAACGGTGTGCGTGGGCCTCAGGGTGCGACAAGTTTGCAAGGGGGAGGAGTGGACTCTGTGCAGCTCATGGTACTATGATGGCCGCTCAGCAGGAGCGCCAGGCTGGGGAGACCGGGGGATTGATCGGTGCGGGCCTCTTCCAAGGGCTTGTTTCCTCATACGTCACAGTCGGAAGTAGCTCTGTTTCGGAGAGCGTCGAGTCGCATGCAAACTCTGGAGGACAGCAGCAGCTTCACATTCCGCCGCAGGTTCTGGTTCCCTTGTCAATGAAGTCTCCGGCGTCGTCCTCAGTATCAATTGGTTTCGGTGGAGGTGGCGGTGGCGATGGCGGTGACAGCCAGGAGAAGAAGAGCTGCGGATTTGTGGTGCCGGAAGGGAGGGTGCACGGTGGGAGCTTGCTGTCTCTTCTTGGTGGGAGCTTCAAGAATGCTTTGGATGCCGGGCTGGTTTGA